A stretch of the Azorhizobium caulinodans ORS 571 genome encodes the following:
- the rpoC gene encoding DNA-directed RNA polymerase subunit beta', whose amino-acid sequence MNQEVMNLFNPTTPAPTFDQIKISIASPEKISSWSYGEIKKPETINYRTFKPERDGLFCARIFGPIKDYECLCGKYKRMKYKGIICEKCGVEVTLSRVRRERMGHIELAAPVAHIWFLKSLPSRIGLLLDMTLKDLERILYFEYFVVTEPGLTPLKYRQLLSEDDYLRAQDEYGEDSFTAMIGAEAIRELLRSMDLEKLAADIRVEIANSTTELKPKKLAKRLKIVEAFQASGNKPEWMILTHVPVIPPDLRPLVPLDGGRFATSDLNDLYRRVINRNNRLKRLIELRAPDIIIRNEKRMLQEAVDALFDNGRRGRVITGANKRPLKSLADMLKGKQGRFRQNLLGKRVDYSGRSVIVVGPELKLHQCGLPKKMALELFKPFIYARLDAKGHSATVKQAKKLVEKERPEVWDILDEVIREHPVMLNRAPTLHRLGIQAFEPVLIEGKAIQLHPLVCSAFNADFDGDQMAVHVPLSLEAQLEARVLMMSTNNILHPANGAPIIVPSQDIVLGLYYLSLMREKEPGEGMMFADMGEIDHAIAAKAITLHTKIRGRYIGVDADGKRYSKIYETTPGRMKIGELLPKHHKVPFDVVNKLMTKKEISNMIDTVYRHCGQKESVIFCDRLMSLGFYNAFRAGISFGKDDMVVPAKKWQLVEETRTLTKEYEQQYNDGLITQGEKYNKVVDAWGKCTDRIADEMMKEISAVKKDPETGREKQINSIYMMSHSGARGSPAQMKQLAGMRGLMAKPSGEIIESPIISNFKEGLTVMEYFNSTHGARKGLADTALKTANSGYLTRRLVDVAQDSIINERDCGSNNGIHMRAIIDSGQVVASLASRVLGRTAVEDVVEPATGDIIVPKGTMIEEHHIERINKSGIQEIKIRSVLTCETRNGVCGTCYGRDLARGTPVNMGEAVGVIAAQSIGEPGTQLTMRTFHIGGAAQLADSSFVETNFEGTVRVRNRNVARNSEGDLVVMARNLAIVVVDHDGTERAVHRIQYGSRLKVDEGDTVKRGQRIAEWDPYTRPILTEVDGTVGFEDLVEGQSMSEAVDEATGIAKRVVTDSRSVRGADLRPAIVLKGKDGKVSKLPRGGDARYTLPVEAIISVDPGQTIKAGDVVARVPMESAKTRDITGGLPRVAELFEARRPKDAAIIAEISGTVRFGRDYKNKRRLTIEPTEGGDAVEYLIPKGKHIHLQDGDVVEKGDFLVDGNPAPHDILAIKGVEELAAFLVNEIQEVYRLQGVNINDKHIEVIVRNMLQKVELDDAGDTEFLDGEQVDRIELAEANERMKEQGLKPATGHPVLLGITKASLQTRSFFSAASFQETTRVLTEAAVNGKVDPLDGLKENVIVGRLIPAGTGAQMNKLRVTANSRDDLILATRGESEEPSMVEGSADAAE is encoded by the coding sequence ATGAATCAAGAGGTGATGAATCTCTTCAATCCGACCACTCCGGCGCCCACGTTCGATCAGATCAAGATCTCGATCGCGAGCCCGGAGAAGATTTCGTCCTGGTCATACGGCGAGATCAAGAAGCCGGAGACCATCAACTACCGCACGTTCAAGCCCGAGCGTGACGGTCTCTTCTGTGCGCGTATCTTCGGCCCCATCAAGGACTACGAGTGCTTGTGCGGCAAGTACAAGCGCATGAAGTACAAGGGCATCATCTGCGAGAAGTGCGGCGTCGAAGTCACGCTGTCGCGCGTGCGCCGCGAGCGCATGGGCCACATCGAGCTCGCGGCCCCCGTCGCGCACATCTGGTTCCTGAAGTCCCTGCCGAGCCGCATCGGCCTGCTGCTCGACATGACGCTCAAGGACCTCGAGCGCATCCTGTACTTCGAGTATTTCGTGGTCACGGAGCCGGGCCTCACCCCGCTGAAGTACCGCCAGCTGCTCTCCGAGGACGACTATCTGCGCGCCCAGGACGAGTATGGCGAGGACAGCTTCACGGCGATGATCGGCGCCGAGGCCATCCGCGAGCTGCTGCGCTCCATGGACCTCGAGAAGCTCGCCGCGGACATCCGCGTCGAGATCGCCAACTCGACCACCGAGCTGAAGCCCAAGAAGCTCGCCAAGCGGCTCAAGATCGTCGAGGCGTTCCAGGCCTCCGGCAACAAGCCGGAATGGATGATCCTCACCCACGTTCCGGTCATCCCGCCGGACCTGCGCCCGCTCGTCCCGCTGGACGGCGGCCGGTTCGCGACCTCCGACCTGAACGACCTGTACCGCCGCGTCATCAACCGTAACAACCGCCTGAAGCGCCTCATCGAGCTGCGGGCGCCGGACATCATCATCCGCAACGAGAAGCGCATGCTTCAGGAAGCGGTGGATGCGCTGTTCGACAACGGCCGTCGCGGCCGCGTCATCACGGGTGCCAACAAGCGCCCGCTGAAGTCGCTCGCCGACATGCTGAAGGGCAAGCAGGGCCGGTTCCGCCAGAACCTGCTCGGCAAGCGCGTGGACTATTCCGGCCGCTCGGTGATCGTGGTGGGTCCGGAGCTGAAGCTCCACCAGTGCGGCCTGCCGAAGAAGATGGCGCTGGAACTGTTCAAGCCCTTCATCTACGCCCGCCTCGACGCCAAGGGTCACTCCGCGACCGTGAAGCAGGCGAAGAAGCTGGTGGAGAAGGAGCGTCCGGAGGTTTGGGATATCCTCGACGAGGTGATCCGCGAACATCCGGTGATGCTGAACCGCGCCCCGACGCTGCACCGCCTCGGCATCCAGGCGTTCGAGCCGGTCCTCATCGAGGGCAAGGCCATCCAGCTGCACCCGCTCGTCTGCTCCGCCTTCAACGCGGACTTCGACGGCGACCAGATGGCCGTGCACGTTCCGCTCTCGCTGGAAGCCCAGCTGGAAGCGCGCGTGCTCATGATGTCCACGAACAACATCCTGCACCCCGCGAACGGCGCGCCGATCATCGTGCCGTCGCAGGATATCGTGCTGGGCCTCTACTATCTCTCGCTCATGCGTGAGAAGGAGCCCGGCGAGGGCATGATGTTCGCCGACATGGGCGAGATCGACCACGCCATCGCGGCGAAGGCGATCACGCTCCACACCAAGATCCGCGGGCGTTACATCGGCGTGGATGCGGACGGCAAGCGCTACTCGAAGATCTATGAGACCACTCCCGGTCGCATGAAGATCGGCGAGCTGCTGCCCAAGCACCACAAGGTTCCCTTCGACGTCGTCAACAAGCTGATGACGAAGAAGGAAATCTCCAACATGATCGATACGGTCTACCGCCACTGCGGGCAGAAGGAGAGCGTGATCTTCTGCGACCGTCTGATGTCGCTCGGCTTCTACAACGCGTTCCGCGCCGGCATTTCCTTCGGCAAGGACGACATGGTCGTCCCGGCGAAGAAGTGGCAGCTCGTCGAGGAGACCCGCACCCTCACGAAGGAATACGAGCAGCAGTACAACGACGGCCTGATCACCCAGGGTGAGAAGTACAACAAGGTCGTCGATGCGTGGGGCAAGTGTACCGATCGCATCGCCGACGAGATGATGAAGGAGATCTCGGCGGTCAAGAAGGACCCCGAGACCGGCCGCGAGAAGCAGATCAACTCGATCTACATGATGTCCCACTCGGGGGCGCGTGGTTCGCCGGCCCAGATGAAGCAGCTGGCCGGCATGCGCGGCCTCATGGCGAAGCCCTCCGGCGAGATCATCGAGAGCCCGATCATCTCGAACTTCAAGGAAGGCCTGACCGTGATGGAGTACTTCAACTCCACCCACGGTGCCCGTAAGGGTCTCGCCGACACCGCGCTGAAGACGGCGAACTCCGGTTACCTCACCCGTCGTCTCGTCGACGTGGCGCAGGACTCCATTATCAACGAGCGCGACTGCGGCTCGAATAATGGCATCCACATGCGCGCCATCATCGACTCGGGGCAGGTGGTGGCTTCGCTCGCCTCGCGTGTTCTCGGCCGCACGGCCGTGGAAGACGTGGTCGAGCCGGCGACCGGCGACATCATAGTGCCGAAGGGGACGATGATCGAGGAGCACCACATCGAGCGGATCAACAAGTCCGGCATCCAGGAGATCAAGATCCGGTCGGTGCTGACCTGCGAGACCCGCAACGGCGTGTGCGGCACCTGCTACGGGCGCGATCTTGCCCGCGGCACGCCCGTCAACATGGGCGAAGCGGTCGGCGTCATCGCGGCGCAGTCCATCGGCGAGCCGGGCACCCAGCTCACCATGCGTACCTTCCACATCGGCGGCGCCGCGCAGCTCGCGGATAGCTCCTTCGTGGAGACCAACTTCGAGGGCACCGTCCGCGTCCGCAACCGCAACGTGGCGCGGAACTCGGAAGGCGACCTCGTGGTCATGGCGCGCAACCTCGCCATCGTGGTCGTGGACCATGACGGCACTGAGCGTGCGGTGCACCGCATCCAGTATGGCTCGCGTCTGAAGGTGGACGAGGGCGATACGGTCAAGCGCGGCCAGCGCATCGCGGAGTGGGACCCCTACACCCGCCCGATCCTCACCGAAGTGGACGGCACCGTCGGCTTCGAGGATCTGGTGGAAGGCCAGTCCATGAGCGAGGCGGTCGACGAGGCGACCGGCATCGCAAAGCGCGTCGTCACCGACAGCCGCAGCGTCCGCGGCGCCGACCTGCGCCCGGCCATCGTGCTGAAGGGCAAGGACGGCAAGGTCTCGAAGCTCCCGCGTGGCGGCGATGCCCGCTACACGCTGCCCGTGGAGGCCATCATCTCGGTGGATCCCGGCCAGACCATCAAGGCGGGTGACGTCGTCGCCCGCGTGCCGATGGAGAGCGCCAAGACCCGCGACATCACGGGCGGTCTGCCGCGCGTGGCGGAGCTGTTCGAGGCCCGCCGTCCGAAGGATGCCGCGATCATCGCGGAAATCTCCGGCACGGTGCGCTTCGGCCGCGACTACAAGAACAAGCGCCGGCTCACCATCGAGCCGACGGAAGGTGGTGATGCGGTCGAGTACCTGATCCCCAAGGGCAAGCACATCCATCTGCAGGACGGCGACGTCGTGGAGAAGGGCGACTTCCTGGTGGACGGCAACCCGGCCCCGCACGACATCCTGGCGATCAAGGGCGTGGAAGAGCTCGCGGCCTTCCTCGTGAACGAAATCCAGGAGGTCTACCGGCTTCAGGGCGTGAACATCAACGACAAGCACATCGAAGTGATTGTCCGGAACATGCTCCAGAAGGTGGAACTGGACGACGCCGGGGACACCGAGTTCCTCGACGGCGAGCAGGTGGACCGCATCGAGCTGGCGGAAGCCAACGAGCGGATGAAGGAGCAGGGTCTCAAGCCCGCGACCGGTCATCCCGTTCTGCTCGGCATCACCAAGGCGAGCCTCCAGACCCGGTCGTTCTTCTCGGCGGCCTCGTTCCAGGAGACCACCCGCGTCCTCACCGAGGCGGCGGTCAACGGCAAGGTCGATCCGCTCGACGGTCTCAAGGAGAACGTCATCGTGGGCCGCCTGATCCCGGCCGGCACCGGCGCGCAGATGAACAAGCTGCGTGTCACCGCCAACTCCCGCGACGACCTCATTCTCGCCACCCGTGGCGAGAGCGAGGAACCCTCGATGGTGGAAGGCTCGGCCGACGCCGCCGAGTGA
- a CDS encoding helix-turn-helix transcriptional regulator: MPVVMLREEAVALVGRIYEAAAIPEFWPGVLGSISRSIDGVGACLFTPDGRWIASEAFAEEVDLFISRGWLERDTFNARLEASGRGGFVCDLDLFRREEIDREPVYADWLHPRGLGWGASSLMRLPHERTVFINVERRRGRGPVETPFVRHLNQLHPHIARAAMISSHLALERTQAASSALQMVGVPAALLRPGGRVEHANGLFLQLQPQPVRECSAELVLANARAQAELALTLAEIEGGHGLGRAIALPAQGERGAYVLHVMPVRGAARDVFSACTAMVLATPVVARPVLPADLLVSLFDLTPAEARVAHKIAAGATVETIAETLGVSRETVRSQLKAALAKVGLTRQAELVGLLASIPAGHPRMGDAQ; the protein is encoded by the coding sequence ATGCCGGTGGTGATGCTGCGCGAGGAAGCTGTCGCGCTTGTAGGGCGGATCTACGAGGCGGCGGCAATTCCCGAATTCTGGCCGGGGGTGCTCGGGTCGATTTCCCGCAGCATCGACGGGGTCGGCGCCTGCCTGTTCACGCCCGATGGCCGCTGGATTGCCTCCGAGGCCTTCGCGGAGGAGGTGGACCTTTTCATTTCGCGGGGCTGGCTGGAGCGCGACACCTTCAACGCCCGACTGGAAGCGAGCGGGCGCGGCGGCTTCGTCTGCGACCTCGACCTGTTTCGCCGCGAGGAGATCGACCGCGAGCCGGTCTATGCGGACTGGCTCCACCCGCGTGGCCTCGGCTGGGGCGCGTCCTCGCTGATGCGGCTGCCGCACGAGCGCACCGTCTTCATCAATGTGGAGCGCCGCCGGGGGCGGGGCCCGGTGGAGACGCCCTTCGTCCGGCACCTCAACCAGCTTCACCCGCACATTGCGCGGGCAGCGATGATTTCCTCGCACCTTGCGCTGGAGCGCACGCAGGCGGCGTCCAGTGCCTTGCAGATGGTCGGCGTGCCCGCGGCGCTGCTGCGGCCGGGCGGACGGGTGGAGCATGCCAACGGCCTCTTCCTCCAGCTCCAGCCCCAGCCGGTGCGGGAGTGCAGCGCCGAGCTGGTGCTTGCCAACGCGCGGGCGCAGGCGGAGCTGGCGCTGACGCTGGCTGAGATCGAGGGCGGCCATGGGCTCGGCCGCGCCATCGCCTTGCCCGCGCAGGGCGAGCGCGGGGCCTATGTGCTGCACGTCATGCCGGTAAGGGGCGCTGCGCGGGACGTGTTCTCCGCCTGCACGGCCATGGTTCTGGCCACGCCCGTGGTGGCGCGGCCGGTGCTGCCCGCGGACCTGCTCGTTTCGCTCTTCGATCTCACGCCCGCCGAGGCGCGCGTCGCGCACAAGATCGCCGCCGGCGCGACCGTGGAGACCATCGCGGAGACGCTGGGCGTGTCACGCGAGACGGTGCGCTCGCAGCTGAAGGCGGCGCTGGCGAAGGTGGGCCTCACCCGGCAGGCGGAACTGGTGGGGCTGCTCGCCTCCATCCCCGCCGGCCATCCCCGCATGGGGGATGCGCAGTAG
- the fae gene encoding formaldehyde-activating enzyme — protein MPKIHKMMAGEAMVGDGNEVAHIDLVIGPRGSSAETAFVTALTNNKDGFTTLLAVLEPNVLAKPNTVLFNKVVLKGARQAAQMFGPAQYAVARAVVDSVAEGIIPQEEADDLFIAVGVFIHWQAQDDARIQAFNYAATKLALARAVAGQPTVAEVLEKAKSLPPFEL, from the coding sequence ATGCCGAAGATCCATAAGATGATGGCCGGCGAAGCCATGGTGGGCGACGGCAACGAAGTCGCCCATATCGATCTCGTGATCGGCCCGCGCGGCTCGTCGGCGGAGACCGCCTTCGTCACGGCGCTTACCAACAACAAGGACGGCTTCACCACCCTGCTCGCGGTGCTGGAGCCGAACGTGCTGGCCAAGCCCAACACCGTCCTGTTCAACAAGGTGGTGCTGAAGGGTGCCCGTCAGGCCGCCCAGATGTTCGGCCCCGCCCAGTATGCGGTGGCGCGGGCTGTGGTGGATTCGGTGGCCGAAGGCATCATCCCGCAGGAGGAGGCGGACGACCTCTTCATCGCCGTGGGCGTCTTCATCCATTGGCAGGCGCAGGACGATGCGCGCATCCAGGCTTTCAACTATGCCGCCACCAAGCTGGCGCTGGCCCGCGCGGTCGCCGGCCAGCCCACCGTCGCCGAGGTGCTGGAAAAGGCGAAGAGCCTGCCGCCCTTCGAACTCTGA
- a CDS encoding glycoside hydrolase family 2 TIM barrel-domain containing protein translates to MTPHGGLPHPWSTAAQSLPGLGPQEPDALSSFALAPRACSASGPALSRRIARLAGIAVLAALPLLGAVTDAGATGVSVRGTDILLDGKPFVPNGSSGQSRLGLLKGTGANVIRTYGEEPGEILDAAQRAGLKVIVGFWMEHPRRGFDYANRAAVEAQLANLQKMVERYRTHPALLMWGIGNEVETELSPAQAEAVWPAIEQAAKLVKVLDPDHPVMSVVADTGGEKVAALKRAAPSVDVLGINAYGDSLLTIIPRARAQGWTGPIVVTEMGALGQWEAPKTPWGAPIEPTSTEKADRMQRYLTALKAQKVGALPFYWGQKQEVTPTWHSLFLPTGEYTETVQVMAQDFGGAMPDAANRAPRIFSLKLQGPASAEARTGISATLAATDPDGDPLKVEWQVMGETPVRGVGGDAEPVPATFKEAIHDASPTGVKVYGLEPGRYRLFVTVRDGRGAAATGNLPFEIR, encoded by the coding sequence TTGACCCCACACGGCGGCCTGCCCCATCCATGGAGCACCGCCGCCCAGAGCCTGCCCGGCCTCGGTCCTCAGGAGCCCGACGCATTGTCTTCGTTCGCCCTCGCCCCTCGTGCGTGTTCCGCCTCCGGCCCCGCTCTGTCCCGTCGCATCGCCCGTCTGGCGGGGATCGCCGTTCTGGCCGCCCTGCCGCTGCTGGGCGCCGTGACGGACGCGGGCGCCACCGGCGTCAGCGTGCGCGGCACTGACATTCTCCTGGACGGCAAGCCCTTCGTGCCGAACGGCTCCTCGGGCCAGAGCCGGCTCGGACTGCTCAAGGGCACGGGCGCGAACGTGATCCGCACTTATGGCGAGGAGCCGGGCGAGATTCTCGACGCCGCCCAGCGGGCTGGCCTCAAGGTGATCGTCGGCTTCTGGATGGAGCATCCGCGCCGGGGCTTTGATTATGCCAATCGCGCCGCCGTGGAAGCGCAGCTCGCCAACCTCCAGAAGATGGTGGAGCGCTATCGCACCCATCCGGCCCTGCTCATGTGGGGCATCGGCAATGAGGTGGAGACCGAGCTCTCGCCGGCACAGGCGGAGGCCGTCTGGCCCGCCATCGAGCAGGCGGCGAAGCTCGTGAAGGTGCTGGACCCGGACCATCCGGTGATGTCCGTGGTGGCCGATACCGGCGGCGAGAAGGTCGCGGCGCTGAAGCGCGCGGCTCCCTCCGTGGACGTGCTCGGCATCAATGCCTATGGCGACAGCCTCCTGACGATCATTCCCCGCGCCCGCGCGCAGGGCTGGACCGGGCCCATCGTGGTGACGGAGATGGGCGCCCTCGGCCAGTGGGAGGCGCCCAAGACACCGTGGGGAGCGCCCATCGAGCCCACCAGCACCGAGAAGGCCGACCGGATGCAGCGCTATCTGACGGCGCTGAAGGCCCAGAAAGTGGGCGCCCTGCCCTTCTACTGGGGCCAGAAGCAGGAAGTGACCCCCACCTGGCACAGCCTCTTCCTGCCCACCGGCGAATATACCGAGACCGTGCAGGTGATGGCGCAGGACTTCGGCGGCGCCATGCCCGATGCCGCCAACCGGGCCCCCCGCATCTTCTCGCTGAAGCTTCAGGGGCCGGCGAGCGCGGAGGCGCGCACCGGCATCAGCGCCACCCTCGCCGCCACCGATCCCGACGGCGATCCGCTGAAGGTGGAATGGCAGGTGATGGGAGAGACGCCGGTGCGGGGCGTCGGCGGCGATGCGGAGCCGGTGCCGGCGACCTTCAAGGAAGCGATCCACGACGCCTCCCCGACGGGAGTGAAGGTCTATGGGCTCGAGCCCGGCCGCTACCGCCTCTTCGTCACCGTGCGCGACGGACGCGGGGCCGCCGCCACCGGAAACCTCCCCTTCGAGATCCGCTGA
- a CDS encoding metallophosphoesterase family protein encodes MFVLAHLSDPHLGPIPEARLSELLGKRFFGMMNWIGARRRNFGASTLAPLMADLAAQAPDHIAVTGDLVNVSLPAEFDTGATFLASLGTPDKVSVIPGNHDAYVRSAMTYHLERWAPFLAGDETHPGTPVDTEAFPYVRRRGPIAIVGVSTAIPTAVFLASGKAGKAQLERLRALLRQLKAEGLFRVVLIHHPPVGERHSHRDLRDAPAVRAALVEAGAELVLHGHDHRASLGHIEGVAPPIPVVGVPSASAGPEDGRGAGRYNLYRISGGPGAWVCDMESRGYAKGETDVALRDQRRLIG; translated from the coding sequence ATGTTCGTTCTTGCCCATCTGTCCGATCCGCACCTCGGCCCCATTCCGGAGGCGCGGCTCTCGGAACTGCTCGGCAAGCGCTTCTTCGGCATGATGAACTGGATCGGCGCGCGGCGGCGTAATTTCGGGGCGTCCACGCTGGCGCCGCTGATGGCGGATCTGGCCGCGCAGGCGCCCGACCATATCGCCGTCACGGGCGATCTGGTGAACGTGAGCCTGCCGGCGGAATTCGACACCGGCGCCACCTTCCTCGCCTCGCTCGGCACGCCGGACAAGGTGAGCGTGATCCCGGGCAATCACGATGCCTATGTCCGCTCCGCCATGACCTATCATCTGGAGCGCTGGGCGCCGTTTCTTGCCGGCGACGAGACCCATCCCGGCACGCCGGTCGATACCGAGGCCTTCCCCTATGTGCGGCGGCGCGGCCCCATCGCCATCGTCGGCGTCTCGACCGCCATTCCCACCGCCGTTTTCCTCGCCAGCGGCAAGGCCGGCAAGGCGCAACTGGAACGGCTGCGTGCCCTTCTGCGCCAGTTGAAGGCGGAGGGGCTGTTTCGCGTCGTTCTCATTCATCACCCGCCGGTGGGCGAGCGCCACTCCCATCGTGACCTGCGCGATGCGCCGGCGGTGCGCGCTGCCCTCGTCGAGGCGGGCGCGGAGCTGGTCTTGCACGGGCACGATCACCGGGCCTCGCTCGGCCATATCGAGGGTGTCGCCCCGCCGATCCCGGTGGTGGGCGTTCCCTCCGCCTCGGCGGGTCCGGAGGATGGACGGGGCGCGGGACGCTACAACCTGTATCGCATCTCGGGCGGCCCCGGCGCCTGGGTCTGCGACATGGAAAGCAGGGGCTATGCGAAGGGCGAAACAGATGTTGCCCTCCGGGATCAGCGCCGCCTGATCGGCTGA
- a CDS encoding Spy/CpxP family protein refolding chaperone: MKKTIIAATAAALIAGTAASFAASSTAQSPAPAPATAAQPAEKAERWHPTPADQAALTDARIAALKAGLKLTPDQEKLWPTLETTLRDVAKDRQTRMAEWRKQRETGQKPDEIARLRFAASAMSARAADLQKIADAADPLYKTLDEGQKHRLQILLRQDMPHGPKGEHRGPERGPQRG; encoded by the coding sequence ATGAAGAAGACGATTATCGCTGCCACCGCCGCCGCTCTCATTGCCGGCACGGCCGCGAGCTTCGCCGCCAGCTCCACCGCCCAGTCTCCGGCCCCGGCGCCCGCCACCGCGGCGCAGCCGGCCGAGAAGGCCGAGCGCTGGCACCCGACCCCGGCCGATCAGGCGGCACTGACCGATGCGCGGATCGCGGCGCTGAAGGCAGGGCTGAAGCTCACGCCGGATCAGGAGAAGCTCTGGCCGACGCTTGAGACGACGCTTCGCGACGTGGCGAAGGACCGTCAGACCCGCATGGCCGAGTGGCGCAAGCAGCGCGAAACCGGCCAGAAGCCCGACGAGATCGCCCGCCTGCGCTTCGCCGCCTCCGCCATGAGCGCCCGCGCCGCCGATCTGCAGAAGATCGCCGACGCCGCCGACCCGCTCTACAAGACGCTGGACGAGGGCCAGAAGCACCGTCTGCAGATCCTGCTCCGGCAGGACATGCCGCACGGTCCCAAGGGCGAGCATCGCGGCCCGGAGCGCGGCCCGCAGCGGGGCTGA
- a CDS encoding MFS transporter — MPETAPQPVRTLVPAGLVVAAGCLIAMLTFGPRSAAGFFLLPMSKDYGWGRDVFGLAIAIQNLLWGVGSPFAGAIADRFGTVRVLCGGAVLYAAGLVLMAYASTPALLHLSAGVLVGFGLSACSFNLVLAAFGKLLPERWRSMGFGAGTAAGSFGQFLFPPLAAGLISSVGWQETLIVFGGVMLLVMPLSLALATRGNAASAPRATDLPGQTIAGALGEAFRHPSYIMLVLGFFTCGFQLAFVTVHMPAFLVDKGISPAVGATTLALIGLFNMMGSLAAGALSTRFSRKWLLAWIYFARGVAIAVFVLLPITPLSCMLFGAAIGVLWLSTVPPTSGLVMLMFGTRYMAMLYGFAFFSHQVGGFLGVWLGGAIYEATGSYSIVWWLSVALSFASAVINLPIKERPVNRSLIRAA; from the coding sequence ATGCCTGAGACAGCCCCCCAACCCGTCCGCACTCTGGTTCCTGCGGGCCTTGTGGTCGCGGCCGGCTGTCTCATCGCCATGCTGACCTTCGGGCCGCGCTCCGCCGCCGGCTTCTTCCTCCTGCCCATGTCCAAGGACTATGGCTGGGGCCGCGACGTGTTCGGCCTCGCCATCGCGATCCAGAACCTTCTCTGGGGTGTGGGCTCGCCCTTCGCCGGGGCCATTGCCGACCGCTTCGGCACGGTCCGCGTGCTGTGCGGCGGTGCCGTGCTCTATGCGGCGGGCCTCGTGCTCATGGCCTATGCGAGCACGCCCGCCCTGCTGCATCTGAGCGCCGGCGTGCTCGTCGGCTTCGGCCTGTCCGCCTGTTCCTTCAATCTCGTGCTCGCGGCCTTCGGCAAGCTGCTGCCCGAGCGCTGGCGCTCCATGGGCTTCGGCGCGGGCACCGCCGCCGGCTCCTTCGGCCAGTTCCTGTTCCCCCCGCTCGCCGCCGGCCTCATCTCCTCCGTGGGCTGGCAGGAGACGCTCATCGTCTTCGGCGGGGTCATGCTGCTGGTGATGCCGCTCTCGCTGGCGCTGGCCACCCGCGGCAACGCCGCCTCGGCCCCGCGTGCCACAGACCTGCCGGGGCAGACCATCGCCGGGGCACTCGGCGAGGCTTTCCGCCATCCCAGCTATATCATGCTGGTGCTTGGTTTCTTCACCTGCGGGTTCCAGCTCGCGTTCGTCACCGTGCACATGCCGGCCTTCCTCGTGGACAAGGGCATCAGCCCGGCGGTGGGCGCGACCACGCTGGCGCTGATCGGCCTGTTCAACATGATGGGCTCGCTGGCGGCCGGCGCCCTCTCCACGCGCTTCTCCCGCAAGTGGCTGCTGGCCTGGATCTACTTCGCCCGCGGCGTCGCCATCGCCGTCTTCGTGCTGCTGCCGATCACCCCACTCTCCTGCATGCTGTTCGGCGCCGCCATCGGCGTGCTCTGGCTCTCCACCGTGCCGCCGACGTCCGGGCTCGTGATGCTGATGTTCGGCACGCGTTACATGGCGATGCTCTACGGCTTCGCCTTCTTCTCCCACCAGGTGGGCGGCTTCCTCGGCGTGTGGCTGGGCGGCGCCATCTATGAGGCGACGGGCTCTTATTCCATCGTCTGGTGGCTCTCGGTGGCCCTGTCCTTCGCTTCCGCCGTCATCAACCTGCCCATCAAGGAGCGGCCGGTGAACCGCTCGCTGATTCGCGCGGCCTGA